A genomic window from Triticum urartu cultivar G1812 chromosome 7, Tu2.1, whole genome shotgun sequence includes:
- the LOC125523227 gene encoding phosphoserine phosphatase, chloroplastic-like produces the protein MASSISARTSARHTLSVSPLSSVRSAQTSQLAIRAANPLFPCAKLSQARAVVAAPMKVSKHPSSSCLANRQPSKEVLETWRSADAVCFDVDSTVCLDEGIDELADFCGAGQAVAEWTTKAMTGTVPFEEALAARISLIKPSLSQVQDCLEKRPPRISPGIADLIKTLIANNTEVFLVSGGFRQMIEPVAFELGIPTENIIANRLLFGTSGEYAGFDTTEPTSRSGGKAVAVQQIRQDRGYKTLVMIGDGATDLEARQPGGADLFICYAGVQMREAVAAKADWTVFEFQELISELPQLNTSQ, from the exons ATGGCCAGTTCAATCAGTGCACGCACCAGCGCACGGCATACTCTGTCGGTTTCTCCATTATCTTCAGTTCGATCAGCACAGACTTCACAGTTAGCGATAAGAGCTGCAAACCCACTCTTCCCTTGTGCCAAACTCTCTCAAGCTCGTGCCGTGGTGGCAGCACCAATGAAGGTCTCCAAGCACCCTTCCTCTTCTTGTTTAGCCAACCGCCAGCCTTCGAAAG AGGTTCTTGAGACATGGCGCAGTGCCGATGCGGTGTGCTTCGATGTGGATAGCACTGTATGCTTGGATGAGGGTATTGATGAGCTTGCTGATTTCTGTGGGGCTGGGCAGGCAGTAGCTGAGTGGACGACAAA GGCAATGACAGGGACCGTTCCATTTGAAGAGGCTCTTGCTGCCCGGATTTCGTTAATCAAGCCATCTCTGTCCCAAGTTCAGGACTGTTTGGAGAAGAGGCCGCCCAG GATTTCTCCTGGAATCGCTGATTTGATTAAAACGTTAATAGCTAATAATACTGAAGTGTTCCTTGTGTCAGGAGGTTTCAGACAAATGATTGAG CCTGTGGCATTTGAGCTTGGCATTCCTACTGAAAACATCATAGCGAACAGACTGCTATTTGGTACATCCGGAGAGTATGCTGGATTTGATACCACAGAACCCACTTCTCGAAGTGGGGGTAAAGCAGTAGCAGTGCAACAAATAAGACAG GATCGTGGTTACAAGACGCTGGTTATGATTGGAGATGGTGCAACTGATCTTGAG GCTCGGCAGCCTGGTGGAGCAGACTTGTTCATCTGTTACGCTGGTGTCCAGATGAGAGAAGCAGTTGCAGCCAAAGCTGACTGGACCGTCTTTGAATTTCAAGAGCTAATTTCTGAATTGCCGCAGTTAAATACCTCACAGTGA